The Papaver somniferum cultivar HN1 chromosome 6, ASM357369v1, whole genome shotgun sequence genome segment TCATGTaattctttggtttcttctttagaactaacaacagtctaaagatccatgtcgaaactctgaactagtttgagtgaatcttatatcataagagaagattctcaagaataaacaaactaggtgcaatcatatttcaaccactgttggtcaatcaaatcaatcgaaaacaaatataaactgcaattatctagtttcccaccaacgggtcgcgctagagcttctcaatcccacagaagactttaaaccaagcggtcataagagatttcacctaattagattactctcctctctgataggcggctacaccagtaacaacaacaaaagagtaaatctgttgttacgaagggttagttttctagaaaggaaaacttcgtgtatttatagacaaggaagtttggacaccaaggaatttccaaaaccgaaaatattctcaagatattcattaaagcacaaattcggtttccatgattcttggaaatgctctgtccaaaaataacgatcgaaatatttcggaaaatctaattagtaaatgcacattactaattctacaatttccctacaaaattaaattaataaccttaattaaaatatttttaacttacttatgtttcgatcctgggattctgttCCCTtggccgttaaggaatatctttgaacaattatagaaataaaaattcacagcacgtgttcaaagtttgtcgacatctttactttataagttatctttcacacttacaaccttgaaattgatttgtcacacttccatacaagtttagaattggtccatatgactttcaagaactatgtgattgatcaaaccaacattcaatcacaatcatgggtttaacggttctaccaaaacaagtttcggttctacctccatgtgagtactacgcatagtcacactagcttcccaaatattcggttgactaggtactaggatcggttccccacatatatatggtatctaacttatatgtgttgcacatgtccataggatcggttcccctttcttctataaaccttgctgctccccatacaaggatcggttctccttgatgtactgcaccgcttacaaggatcggttccttttcccttactaggatcggttccctttccccaaggtcagacataatccgatcataccacaggtgattacttaagattggttttactaataaaagttataccaatacataagtcaggactttgtgaaagttctaccaagaacacaacaatttgtgagcggttatactctatcacacatattggttgttcataagatatgctatgaataacaaaaccaataactcctgtcaatttccttttcggttcacaaacaagtttatgaacttatacTGGGACACCCCCAAGCAAAATGGTACTCCCATTAGCAGACTTGGCAATTTTGACCAAGACCAAGCGTTTCTTTTACTCTAGACTGAAATCCCAGGGTCCATCTATTGCATTGTCGACTACTTTTCAAATTTAGGTTGCAAAATCTTATCTTGCATATCAACATAGATGGAACGAAAATTAGAATTTTACACCACTTATTTGTCCACGTTGTTCCTAAGACTCTTTTCGAGTTTCaaaccttttttgtttttttgttcattttttctCAGTTTTACTCTTTCAAATCCTGgagagattggggtatacccagattaatcgGGGTATTcctaatgagacaaaagctaggtcattttgaagtaaaagaagccaccccttaaccttatattttctaaatggctaatatgcccttgtttaattaacactaaaaattatgattaggttaattaattgagtttagattaaaattttgaaattatgaattcagTCGATTAAACCTTTAACCcgtcttatgagttcgatttctatcaaaaaaattggttttgaaaatgTGAAAGGTCGACGTTTGAATAAGGTGCCGGTTATTCTGCATCGGCATGGTTGATGTTTTAATAAGATGCCGACCAATTACATCCGGCATGGTCCGTGGATGAAGAAAATGCCGACCCTTTTAGTCCGGAATGGTCTTTGAATGAAGATTACGCCGGCTATCTTGGGCAAGAAATTTTTAATACTGTCGGCTGACCTGTAGTCGGCATGCTAAGGATTTATAACCTTGTCAGCATGTACTTAtaccaaacagaaaacaaaacatgggaagatgtaattcactttattcatgcaattttggttactacattgattgaaacataaaacctaACTCCTTGtccacccacaaaacctacaccaaAACCATCAAGCTTCGCCGGAGGAATCCCATTCATCTCCGGCCTCCATGAAGTCTAGTACATACTCCgggattttgtcaatcatgaagtGATAGATTGCATCGAAGGCGAATGCTTCCCCCCTTTCTTCCAAGTAGCGTGCTTTCACGGTttcatgctacaaaaaaaaaaacacaaactttctttgttagtggtgtttagtaggaagatcaaacaacatggatcacgtaacaTAAACCACAAAcacacttacaaattgttcaatggacaagttgaagtGGGAAGCGTTGAAAATCCGAGGTTagagagctaaaaaagcaagtaccgcattttcgatgacttggtgcctatcatggacttgttggaCACTTCTTCTATTAGGATTCCCAAAGTCTTGCCTAAAtatgttgtgtaccctagcccaaaaggtaaCGGCATCCACCCTTTAGGAGGACGCATGTCTTACTCTagtttccgcgtaccaagctttggtgattgccaaatattcatttgaatcaaatgaagccATTGTTGTGTTTAGAGAGCTACTGCGTaagttagatggagtgtatgatgatatgagccttggacagtatatgcaaatagttatgtgttgttttgtagagagaggtagtgtatttataggatggtgcccaaatttggccgttatagtgtccaagtacaagtcaatcaatgcaattgtacttgtaaaaatttgaattttgaatcggCCAGCGAGgtttttgtttccacaataagccGAATAACACCGGCCGGCAAGGTCGAAATTTGCTACCGTGCCGACCTTATgacttttaggcatcaggagttgGTTTTCTTCTGAATAACCGCCAGACAGGTATTTGGTTATTAGAGTATCGGATATGGTATGGCCGACAAGGTATGAAATttattaccatgccgaccttatgacttATAGGCATCAGGAGAACATTTTCTTTTGTGTATCCGCCGGAAATGTATTTGGTTATTAGCATGCCGGCAATGATAAGGTCGGCGAGGAACATAATTTTAACCATGCCGactttatgatgattttaggcatcaggagaaggtatttTCTGCAACACATAGCCAACAGGATCGATAATATAATACTCTGTCGGCTTCTTAAATGCCGGCTAGGTTTTGATCTGATTACCCTGCCGACCCTGGTATGCACATAATTTCTGGCGTCAGGGCCGGCAGTCTGACAGTTTAAAATCTTGTCGACCTTGGTGTGGTCGGCACTGTAACTTAAAAAAAGCTTGTCGGCATTAAACTTCTTGGTTAGACGACCTTCTTTCTTCTTAAGCATAGACTCCGTCTCAATCTGATTCCAACTGAACAATTTCTGGCTCAATTTATAAATATCTTGAAAGAAAAATCATCATCGAAGTCCTCACTGActgcttttccctcaacctcgaggcctagaatttgatgagcattaTTGGGAGctatcgccatctcaccgaatgggaataacattgtatcagtctctccatAGAACCTCTCACTgaatgcagatacggtaactctatcatgctcaatattcgaactctctacagcaggccacaacccggagttcttgacaatcactttcaccaCCTCGCATTCATCCTCAAGATCCCAAGTCTTAGTCACTGAACATGAACCTTGACGCCTCATGATACGGAcgacatgcttgtgatcctaaataccaaaaaaaaaacgaaaagaaatacaaacacttgacgcaaatttaagatagatacacacttgaataaaaaacaaagatGGATTGAAattacttacgatagtattatggatcgtacaatgcccatgagtctttgtatccaaaaagaacatctcCACCATCTCTTGGGGTTCCCCTTGGAGCCTCACCGTTTTTCAGTGTAACCATCAAGTGagggggaggcatgtgggaattaGCTAGTTCAGtgatcaccctcttcttctttccgaTTTCGGTTGAAGCTTCGGTTTGTTGAACAATAGCTTGGCTTTGTTCtccattacctcctccaacagccggagtgctttcatcgacatcatcaacatcatcatcatcaccatcacctcttctaccagatgaaattgattggtcttcatctggagtctcgtctgaatcactgggttctgctggtggttcagaatcattcggtacacggatcttgagcgttcccggcacaaagtatgcccctcgatgtgttgaagtcaagagtttttcaccaacacgaggaggtcttgaagtaggactaagagctttcagagctttcttctttgccttttgcaaTCTGAACAAGAccaattaaggaaaataatttataAGTCGGCACGGTCGACAAATATAACATTGTCGGCTACACAACAGTCGGAAGGGTCGACAAAATAATACGTGCCGGCTAAATAGCAGTCGGCAGGGTATTATTCACATAACCTGCCGgtttataacaaatatgaacACATGAGATACAAGGATTTTTTGCATAACCAGTCGGCAAGGTTCATTACCAACACATTGTCAGCTAATAAACATCTGTTGAATACCATTCCGACTTGAAAATTCAAGGCATGAGAAGACAAAAAAACTTGAAATCCAGCCGGCAAGGTAAAAATTTATAACCAACCCAACTAAAAAAAACTAACGCCGGCAGGGTCTTAGTTTGAATAACTTTCCGACCCTGCAAGTACCAGTTACAGATAGTCAACAGCCGGCAAGATCTTTTACCTAAGAGCCTGCCGGCCAAACCCTAATTACGAAAAATCGGCAGGGCCGTAACATAATACCCTGCCGACCAGATAACTGCAAATTCAAACattcgatttttctgacctaatttgacatgcaaacatgaaattgaagttctAGAGTGAGTTTAATTAGTAAGCTCTTTCTTTCTTAATCGCACCATTTCTCGTGTTTCAGCGGCTgcgaattcttcttcttcaaccgtttttttcttctctttttgttgaactAATTTTGCAAATCCGGGGTTGTATTCATTGGGTTTTCGATTAGCTTCTTTCATATGTGTAGTCCTAGGTCTCGGCGGATCCGtttttgaagattaatcggaatttttgaatcgacgatccaCTCGACTTAATCGTCGAGTTTTGACGGTGGTGGtgggggaggagaagaagaagagaagaaggaagatgaaatgaaaataaaaaattgattaggATAATAGAATTATAAAGGGGAAGGGTAGTATTGTAACTTCACCTATTAGGACTCCTCCTTAGTCCTTAAAAAGAGTCCACTTAAAATtgagtataccccaattaatctgggtatatcccaatcaaaccaggtttcaaatatattcctGTTTTATTTGAGCATGAAACATGTTCATTCGAATCATTTCCTATCATGTATAAACAATAAAAGAGATTCGCATACAAGGTGATTTTGATTTATTGTAGTTgctaatatttttcttttttccccaAAGCTGATACATAGCAAATAATTTTGTTGGTCGTACAAGTTTTTAGTTTCACACTCCAGTAATTATGCAGATGAGTTTTGAGATGTCGGAGAAAATTAAAATTCGTCCATTTTGAGATAGACCATAATCTACGGGTTAAAATAGCTTGGAACATTCAAGAATTATTGAGGATACCGGTGGAACGAgtgctgaagaaatgaagttgtCTAATATTTGAAAAGGGCAAAGAGAATAAGGAGTTTAATGTTGATTATGGCAAGTGAAACCAAATCCatattgatatatttttttgaatttaaaCAGTAGGAATGCAATAAATCAATATTTCAGTCTGAAATGGAAGAAGAACATCTCAAAGTTTATAATGGGAAACATCGTAATCAACTAGACCTATGTGTGGCTCTGCATTGTCTTTGTTTTTGACCGACCTGATTCAAAGTCACGGCTCACGTTTAACCTGGCACAGACGCCCCAAAAGGTCGCAAATAAATTGGACCGGTCTTGGTCTGTTTGATCGACGTTTCCAACGCGTTTTACTCTAGTCTAGTGTGCAAGAATGCTAATAGCGGTATCGATTTATCCAAGGGTGTACCAAAATCTTATACTACGTCTAGATTTTAAATTGCCTTATGTATGTACCAAATTTGTGAGATGTTATGAACTTGTGCTAGTGGGAGTACAAATTTACTTAGGGGCATATCAGAATTCACGTAAGATAAACCCACGAATTGGTGTACCCCAAGGAAGACTGGTACCCCTACGAATTTATGCCGGCATGCCTAGTTCTGccacttcaaaaaaaaattcactaaATTTTCATCTTGCCTCGTAAGTTGTGAAAAATCAAACATGGAAAAACGcagtaattctttttttttactgCTACCTAGTAAAATAAGAAACCAGAAACTTTATATGAGAAAATATTCTGAAGATAGATTTTCTGATCATTAACGGATATACCATTTTCGGTAAAGCTTCAATTCAAACACGTGTAAGGTGGAGATTAACAAATGTTTCAGAGAGAGAAAATTACAGTGGGCACATGGCTTATTCTCAGAGTTGGACTCATCATGAGTCAAATTCATACTCATCTCATTCACATCTCTCTTCACCCTCCTTCCATTTATTTAGCAGCTCGAAaccctcttcatcttcttcttctcattcccACTCGCAAAAGACTTTTCATTTTCCTTCCTTCTTCCCACATTTCTTCCGGGGGCctctttatttttcatttttctttcagcaaaaatggtgaagatttcattagTGTTATGTGTTCTGGCAATATTTGCTTGTGCAGAGGTTGTCAACTCAAAGACTACTGCACCAGCACCAGCAGTTGATTGTTCAACAATCATATTCAGTATGGCTGATTGTTTAACATTTGTTACAAGTGGGAGTAAAGTTACTAAACCAGAAGGTGCATGTTGCAGTGGATTGAAAACTGTGTTGAAAGCTGATGCTCAATGTATCTGTGAAGCTTTTAAGAATAGTGGGAGTTTAGGGGTTGTTTTGGATATTAAGAAAGCTATGACTTTGCCTGCTGCTTGTGGTGTTTCTGCTCCTTCTATTGATAAATGTGGATGTaagtctgattttttttttttgaaaccctttttgattttttgttttgatctGGGTTTTCTTGGAATTAGATTCATTGATGGATTTGGGTGATGGGTTTTGttcaattttggattttttttttttattaatgggGTTTTCTTGATTTTGGTTTATCTTGCAGTGGCTCTTTCCCCTGCTGGTGCTCCTGGTATGTATCTACTGTTTTCCCTTTTCTGGAATTAGATTCCTTGTTTTTGATGGTTTTGCTCCTTttggatgatgggttttgttcaATTTTGGATTTCATAAATGGGTTGTCTTGATTCTGGTTTTTCTTGGAAAAAAAATATAGATTTATTATGATTGTTGCTAGTGATGCATGATATTTGTGTGTGAAACTGTGACACATTTGTTTTTATGCTTTAAACAAATGGGTTCAGCGTTGAAAGTTGAACCCAAATTTAGCATCAATTCCTTGCTTAGCATCTTTTGTTCTTTAATGGTAGTGTGGAATtcagatctcatgaaaatctttcCTGCTGATTATTTTTAAGCAAAAGGTACATTTGGGTTTCTTGAAGTGGAATGGAATTCCTCAAGGACCAATTATTGATGCATGTTGTGTGTTTTTCGGTTTAAACAAATGGGTTTAGTGTTGAAAATTGAAACCCGATTTTaagtatttttgttctttttccaAGTCACAGTGTTAGAAAACCCATGTGTGAGAAGTTATTCTGTCTAAAATGATGATGAGTATGAAATTATCCAGAAAATTTTGAATTAATGTTAATGAGCATCAATTCCTTGCTTAGCATCTCTTATcgttgaagaagaaattccttcaagACCATTTCTTGTATGTAATTCTCTAAGTAGTTCCATTTTGGTGTGGATTGGAATTCTCTGCGTTACTAATTAGATGTTCTGAGTCTTGTTTTGTGTGATTAACTTGAAAAACGTTGTGTCTATTTTAATGTGGGTTGAAATTGGATAGTTAGTGGAGTATTGGTATAGCAAAATATGGTG includes the following:
- the LOC113286898 gene encoding non-specific lipid-transfer protein-like protein At5g64080, producing MVKISLVLCVLAIFACAEVVNSKTTAPAPAVDCSTIIFSMADCLTFVTSGSKVTKPEGACCSGLKTVLKADAQCICEAFKNSGSLGVVLDIKKAMTLPAACGVSAPSIDKCGLALSPAGAPAQSPSRSTVLPPTSAMFSPVPSPAAEDATGGSQIEAPAPAPKPSDASTSTISSLALLVSLVAASYSLF